A stretch of DNA from Halodesulfovibrio sp. MK-HDV:
CCTCTATATTGCACAGCCTCCATTGTACCGTGCACATTCGTCGCGTTTTGAGCGTTTCATTAAAGATGATGAAGAGCTCACAACGTTCCTTCTTGAACGCGTAGTGAAAGACCTCGTTATTGTAGGCGCTAATGGCGTAGAATTCGCCGGAGAGGACCTAAAAGGACTTTTAGCTACCGTGCGTTCCATTAAAGGAAAAATGCGTGAGGTAGAGAATGTGGGCGTTAAAGATGATCTTTTCCGCGCCTTCCTTGATCACGATAAACGTCTTTTCCCTGAAAACTTCGAAGAAGAGAAACTTAACGGACTTGGCGCGCTGCTCGAAGAGCGTGGTTATTCCGTAGCTATCGAGAAAGAAGAAGATGAGATTGATTCTCGCACCTTCCTCGTTTTTGAAGATTTAAACGGACACCGTACCCGTATCGGTACAGAGTTCTTCAACTCCAAAATGTACAAGGTTCCGTACATTGCCTTTGATGATCTGCGCAGTATGTGCGGTGGTCTAAACTTCACCTTACGTCGTAAAGACAATGTGTCCGAAGTGGATGACGTACTCGATCTGGTAGATACCGTTATGCTGGAAGCTCGCAAAGGGTTGAACGTACAGCGTTACAAAGGTCTTGGTGAGATGAACCCTGATCAGTTGTGGGAAACTACAATGAACCCGGAAAACCGCGTGTTCTTGCAGGTCAAAATTGATGATGCGGAAGAAGCAAGTGAAACCTTTGAGAAACTCATGGGTGACAAAGTAGAGCCGCGCCGTGAATTCATTGAACGAAATGCGCTTAACGTGCAGGAACTGGATATTTAGGAGAGGTACGTGTCACTAGAACCGCAAATTACTATCGAAGAGGAACTCAAGAAAGCATATCTTGAGTATTCCCTCAGTGTTATTGTCGGCCGTGCTATTCCGGATGCCCGAGATGGTCTTAAGCCGGTACACAGACGTATTATGTATGCACAGCATGAGCTGGGCAACTCTTACGGCCGTGGCCATAAAAAATCAGCCCGTATCGTCGGTGACGTAATTGGTAAGTATCACCCGCATGGTGACTCTGCTGTTTACGATGCGTTGGTACGTATGGCGCAGCCGTTCGCAATGCGCGATCCGCTTGTTGACGGCCAGGGTAACTTTGGTTCCATCGACGGCGATGCCGCAGCGGCAATGCGTTACACTGAATCACGCATGTCCCGTCTTGCTGGTGAGTTCCTTAGCGATATCGAAAAAGAAACTGTCGAGTTCCGTGCTAACTACGATAACACTCTTCTCGAACCAAGTGTGCTGCCTACCAAGGTGCCTAACTTACTGCTTAACGGTACTTCCGGTATTGCGGTTGGTATGGCTACCAACATTCCGCCGCATAACCTTGGCGAATTGATTGGCGCACTCTTTCTTTTGCTTGAAGACCGAGACACCACCGTGTCCCAGCTTATGGAGCACGTAAAAGGTCCTGACTTCCCGACCGGCGGTTTCTGCTACGCGGGTAAAGGTCTTGTGGATGCATATAATACCGGTCGCGGTACTGTTAAAGTTCGCGGTAAGCTTGAAATTGAAGATCGCAAAAAAGGACTTCAGTCTCTCGTAATCAGAGAGATTCCTTACGCACTCAACAAGTCTTCACTGGTAGAAAAAATTGCTTCTCTCGTTAACGATCGCAAAATCGAAGGTATTACAGATCTTCGTGACGAATCTGACCGTAGAGGTATTCGCGTTGTTATCGACCTGAAGCGCGGCACTATTCCTGAGATTGTTATTAACTCCCTGTACAAGTTTACTCCGTTGGAAACCTCCTTCGGTATCAACATGTTGGCTGTTTATAACAACAAGCCACAGCTTCTTAACTTACGCACCGCGCTGCTTCATTTCCTTGATCACCGCCGCGAAGTTATTATTCGTCGTACTCGTTACGATCTGCGTAAAGCAGAAGCACGCGCACACATTCTCGAAGGTTTGCGTATTGCTCTCGATAACATTGATGAAGTGGTTAAAATTATTCGTGCATCTTCCAATGCACAGGATGCAAAACTTGCTCTTAAAGAACGTTTTGAACTTTCAGATGTTCAGGCACAGGCCATTCTCGATATGCGCCTCCAGCGTCTGACCAACCTTGAGCACGAAAAACTTCTTGAAGAATACACCGAGCTTTTGAAAGTGATCGAATATCTCACATCTATTCTCGAAAACAGAGAAGTACTTCGTGGCGTTATTCGTGAAGAACTTGAATATATTAATGAAAGATATACTACACCTCGTCGTACCGCTATTGAGTTCGATGAACTCGACGGCATTGAAATCGAAGATCTCATTCCTGACGATGACGTAGTAATTACCCTTTCCCGCCGTGGCTACATTAAGCGTA
This window harbors:
- the gyrA gene encoding DNA gyrase subunit A yields the protein MSLEPQITIEEELKKAYLEYSLSVIVGRAIPDARDGLKPVHRRIMYAQHELGNSYGRGHKKSARIVGDVIGKYHPHGDSAVYDALVRMAQPFAMRDPLVDGQGNFGSIDGDAAAAMRYTESRMSRLAGEFLSDIEKETVEFRANYDNTLLEPSVLPTKVPNLLLNGTSGIAVGMATNIPPHNLGELIGALFLLLEDRDTTVSQLMEHVKGPDFPTGGFCYAGKGLVDAYNTGRGTVKVRGKLEIEDRKKGLQSLVIREIPYALNKSSLVEKIASLVNDRKIEGITDLRDESDRRGIRVVIDLKRGTIPEIVINSLYKFTPLETSFGINMLAVYNNKPQLLNLRTALLHFLDHRREVIIRRTRYDLRKAEARAHILEGLRIALDNIDEVVKIIRASSNAQDAKLALKERFELSDVQAQAILDMRLQRLTNLEHEKLLEEYTELLKVIEYLTSILENREVLRGVIREELEYINERYTTPRRTAIEFDELDGIEIEDLIPDDDVVITLSRRGYIKRTTLEVYRAQRRGGKGIAGLHTGDGDFVQDFLTTSNHQHLLLFSNKGRMFQMKVHQVAEGSRTAKGVHIANLLPLENSEWITTVLCVRDFEPDRFFLFATKNGMVKRSSAELYKKSRRTGIIAVGLKENDELIMVREVDDGCQTVLTTASGIAIRFSCTDVRAMGRSATGVKGIALKGEDKVVACVTLREDTDCEIMTVAENGYGKRTRIDLYRIQTRGGKGIINFKVTPKTGKVLGAIPVLLEDELILLTSDNKVIRMGVKEIRSVGRATQGVRLVNMAKGGHVVGFDRVLEQQQDDQE